TTCCTGAAGACAAAGGAAAGAGTGCGCTTAAATTATGTGAAACACAAAGCAAGCATAGTTTTCAAATGACGTGctcaatttgtttatttgtggcAAGCTATTGTTAGTCCGTGCATTTGCTTAGAGACAGAATGGGGCAACTGAGAAATAAACATGGCAGTTTGCTAAGGGGACGCTATTAATGTGGCCAAGAAATTCTAAATATTAACTAGAAGCAATAAATTAAATCAGCCAatgctttgtttaaaataacacaGGTGCGTACGGTTTAATAGAACTAAAATTATGACTTATCTATAGTTCAAATAAAGTAACTGAATTTCTGCCATCTAGACTATCTCTGTTGTTCATTCACTGACTGCAGCTGTTCATTCACTGAAACTAGCGACTTAACTAAAACATGTCATCACGCACGGGCTATGTAGACAGACAATGAAAAAGCCAAACACTTTATTAATCGaggcttttatttattatgaatatGCATTTCTTTACAagcttataaaataaaaataaattaaaacgtGCAATGCCTGTTGTTCAGCCGGTAGTGAGGTTAGTGATTACTGACCATTGTAATCAGCTAACTACACTGCCTGATGACCAAACAGTCGGCTACTCTTTTTCAGTCTCAGAGTCTCATATTAAACCATGACATTAAACCATGACAACAAATAGGCCTACGTTATTACTCTGTCTCATATGTTAGGCTATACAGCGGCTGCAAAGGAAGTGGGTTGATCCAGGTTTGCTTGAAGGCCGTTGTGTTGGCAGTATGGTTAGTGATTGCAGACTGTATAAAACAATCAGCTAACAACACTGCCTACATACCAACCCCAACAGACGATCCTGGTAAGAACAGCAGCAAGAAAAGTACACCAAACAGACAATGTGTGCAAGTTCACTTCTGCCATATGGAGTTTCATTCATAAGTAACCTAAGGTATTTTCAGGCACAGATGAAAtgtacacacaaagacatagaTACATATTCTGGCAAATAAATAGtttgaaaagaatgaaaaactcAAGTTGAGTAACTCCATGTACTGTATCTGTTTAGTATGTTGAGTCCTGTCTTTAATTCCCAGTTTTTAGGATGACTGGagtagagaaaaaaacagcatgttcaGTTATCcataaaatgtgataaaaattaaattaaagaacATTACTTTAAGTAACAATTAAGTTTTAGACCATTATGTATCTggataaaatgtattttttaaaaacaaacgtCAGATTCTTTAGTAATATAAGTATAGCCTTCTAAttgcaaaataaagaaaaaataaaagcacaaccAAGTggatacattttacatatatcCACAGGAAGAGTTGACCAAAATGACTAACTACTACTCCTGAAAAAAGACTTGACCTGATGGAATGTCATTCCACAGTATTGCGTCTCTCATCTCTGTTGTCGGTACTGTGTATCTGGTTGTCACGGTCCAGGTGGCGTCACATCACTGGGAGTGGTTCAGGTGAGCAGACCAGTTGCCTCTGCAAAAAAAAGTACCTTAAGTAGCCACTCTAACGTTATGAATTGCTGtccataaaataaattaatcaataaacaaacaaacaaacaaacaaacaaaacaaacaaaaaaggtgaCAAAAATAACGGAACAGAAAGTAGGAGGCTACTTCCTACATATGCACCTGTTTGCTTTGGTCGTTCTGATCCAACAAGAAAAGTAGCCAAAAGTGGTCACATACCTACTCACCAAATTACCACGCGAAGAGAAAACGTAAATGAACAGGGCAGGCTGAAGGCCGTCCGTGTTGCCATCTTTGCCATCCTCGACTTTGACGCTCGGACTCCACGGTACACTTTCGGGCTTTATAGCACGAAACGTTTTATAGCTGTGACACGTTTTAAATTCAGCGCCCACAGAGGCGGGAGCCACTGCGCGCGGGAACGTGGGCGCTGCTCGCACAGTTGTACGAGGAAaggcgcgcacgcgcacgccaAAGCACAGTACTGTGGGAGTTCTGGTCTAGGTGATGCTTCATAAATAGGCCCTGTCATTTTACACATATCACGGTTATTGTCACAGAAAGAGAACGGATCTCTCCTAGTAGCCtactaaaaataaagaaaacctATATACTACAGATTCCTGTATTCTGTAAAATAACTTCCGATATGTCCTATGGAAACCAGCCAATGAACTATTACTAGACATATATTAgctaatgattaaaaaaaaaaaatgttatgaattTAGTAATCCATTATTCCGGTAATCTCTTTTTAGACAGGTATTAGCAGCTTTTGGACATTATTTGCGAACAAGTAACTGGTTAATAAGTACCGACTGCTAAGGTTGGCCTAAACATctagctagatagctatctTGCGTCACTGGAACTCACCTTGGTCGGGGGATCAAGGTAACCAAGATGTAAGGTAGACTACCCTTTGCTATTgttcaaacagaaaataaataaataaataagtaaataaataaataaataaaaacgaCTCCATAGATACAAAATACCCAAACTACAAAGGATCATCATTGTCCTTAGCATTTCTCCATGTTTGGTATGTTTCAGTTGGTAGGCTACGTTATAACCCACGCAACCTGTTCGTAGTGGACAATAGCTTTGTTGGACAGGGTTACCAGAGAAACCATTTTCTGCATGTATTGTGCCCCCACTGAAGACAGGTCTGGACTTGCCCCGGGAACATAACATGTACCGTTTGGTAAATTCACCACTTGTTGTTCTATAAATTATTGCTTTTAACTTTTCTGGAAAAAATAGACTTCACATCTGTTTGCCAAGTCATTTGTATCACCAAAGTAGAAAAATATTTCTGCTCATGtgtcttttcatttcaaaaattCACGGATTTGCTGTTATTTTAGTGACTTATTCATCACAGCGAAAGCTCCTGTATTGAACATACTCTTAGTGTGTTTCATGTCTCTAATGCCATATCTGAAGAAGCAAAATGCACATGCACTAATTGAAAAACATCACTATGACATATCACTACATCAGCAAACATATCCTGAAGTTAACAAAGGAACGTAGGGAAGGTCGACTCGGAAAGAAAGTCACCTATAATAATTAAGTGGGCTTGCATTGAGATtttaacacactctcacatgtaGTCTCTGCATTTACTTATAATTGTTGATGTAAAACTGGCTTGTAGTACTAAGCTTGGAGTAAGAGTATGTCTACTAAACAAGAATATGCATACTGTGGGAGGCAGTTGCTATTTAGGACAGTCACAAATTATTTATCTAGTgcagtttaataaaaatatgcaCTCATATTTGATTGTGTTAcatgaagaaaacacattctgtgAGCAGGTGTGCACAACATACATGAATTATGTACGTGATATCCTTGGaaaaaatgttattactgtGATAAAAGTCCTCTGTTCATATTTCTACTTCAGTTAAACAATGACAGTCCTTTCTTTTATATGTACTTGAATATCAAAAGTAGGCAAGCACAGATATTATATTTATCGggttatattgtgtatgtttctgatatatatatatatatatatatatatatatatatatatatatatatatatatatatatatatatatatatatatatatatatatataatcaggAGACCAGTGTGGCTGCAAACatgaaaaccattttaaaagtatGTTACATTCTCAACAATTCAAATAACTCAAATAGTGTTTCTGTCTTGCATGTTGGTGAAGACCAGTGGTACAGTTAATCTCACACCTCTCTTCCTGCAACCAAACCAAATTCTCTATGGGTATAACAGGCTAAACAAACCATTTAAAGGGTGCATTGTACTATGACTGGTTTCCTTTACTTGCTGTCCTAAACTGCGTGTAATCATTACACAGTATATGGCTCCTTAATAGAGGATTTTTTCCCCAGTGCAATGTCTCCTTTTCCGCCCCCTTCTGGCCGACACTTGTAAAGACATGTAACTCAAATCAAAAGGTCCCCCAATGTGAAACACCTGTTATGACACCTAATTGGTCATTAGTGTGAGCTTTTTATGAGGCTgaggttggtttgtttgtttagttttgggtttaattttgggtttttttagtgttttgctGGTTGAGTTTGGATTCTCTGGGTGCCTTCACGTCTGTATGTTATGAgtgtttgtgatttttatttttaaatgagtaaatctgtttgcttgtttggcATTCTTTTTAGGatagttttatttgacttttaGAGGGGGATAAAGGTGGACTGTAGTTTGCTTTGCATTAGCAACCTTGTAAACttggtgggggaaaaaaatgaaggaaGAGATTGCTGCCACAGTTTTCTTTGTGGCAATGCTGGCAAAGAAACATGGGAGGCTTGACCGTTTGGGTAGGGAGAAGTTTGCTGCAGCTTTGACCTCAGTCCTGTTTGAAACCTACAAAAGCCACTGGTACCCTGAGAAGCCATGCAAAGGACAGGCTTTCCGGTGAGGCAGAGGcacaaaatgcaaacatgaGCGCCTCAGTGCTCTGTTAAATGATCCACCCCCCCAAATCTCTGCAGGTGTTTGAGGATGAACAAAGCCCAAGTAAGAGACCCTATAATTGAGCGGGCCTGCAAACAGGTCGACGTTGACTATGACGACCTTGGTTTGCCAAAAGAGATGACCATATGGGTGGACCCAGGAGAAGTGTCATGCCGGTAAAACTCTTTTGAAGGACACTGCTGCTTTTGCTCTTAAATGCTAGTGTTTCCTTGCCATGAGTTGACGCACCCCTTTACCACAGGTATGGTGAGAAGACGGCACCGTTCTGTGTGACCCTGCTGGAGGGGTCAAAAGGTGATGGTGAGTTCTCGCGGCGGATCAACAACGCCGTGGAGCGTGCCTCCTCTGACTACCACTCGGGAACCTCATCAGATGAAGAAGGCTGTGACTGCAGTATGAGCAGCAGTAGCAGTGGTGTAGGTGGGGGTGGAATTCCTGAACCCAAGTGCATCCCTACTGTGTCCAACCCAAACAGTGTCTACCAGGTATGGTGGGAGCTCTGTGCCCTCTCAAGCATATGCTTGACCTGGGTTTTGGCTGTGGTTTTTGACCATCCATTCAGTTCTGCTCTTCCATCAGTAAAAGTGGTTCTCTAGCCACCCTCTGGGTGGTCTTGccacctttttaattttttccaaCAAAAACCTCTTGCGACTGAATAGATGGATTTGCAGTGGTGCATAAGAATATACTATTTCAAAGTGTGTCTTGGGGAAATTGGTCCCTGTTCTTGACTCGCTGGTCCTGTTTAGTGATTTATCCAGTTTGTGTTGATCACTAGTCTTCCCAGCTAaatcatgaaaatgaaatgtaatctTTATATTCAAGCTTAAAATTGATGTCACAATTGTCAGGTCAACTTTCAGATGTGAATTATgcttgtacttttttttttccccttcaccCCAAATCTTTGCAGTTCAGCGAGTTTGGCCAACCGCCATCCATGCAATCCTGGGCACCCTATCTGAAAAGGAAACCCTATGCTCCAGACTGCTATCAGCAGCCCCAAAGTGCACCGTACCCCCCACATGGTGCCTTCAAAGGTTACAGGCCTTCTTATTCTTTCTGTGGGCCACGTGTGGACAAATACCACTGGGTTAGCAAGAACCGCTCATAGGGGAGCCATTTCCAGTGTGTCTTGTGCAATGCAGTTGTGCCCACACAGCTGTGGATACtactaatttaaatgtttatacataTGTTATTTATGAGAATCTAATGCATTGCCTTCCAGGcacttttttaaatacatattttataactTGTGTATGtattaaatgaagaaaagcattataaataaagtcttttttttttttaaaaagttttggTATTTAATGCAAGTTATGGCTGCCAGTAGATGGCAGCAAGGTCAGTTTATTCCTTTACTTTTGCTTTAGTCTGACCCTTTGTGTAGGGGAGGGTGTCCTCCAGGGGTCACCTAAACATGAGTTGCCCAGCTAAGGGTGATGGGAGAAGATTACTCTGCTGCTTCTGACATTTGAGGTGCAGCTGATGGTGTAAAGTGTTCAGTTTTTGTACACAACCTCTGCTTTCATTTAGGCTGTACTTGCTGTCAACTGTCTCTGCAGTCCCCCCCTGCCCAACTCTTAAATTTGTGGGCATATTCACAATATGTGAAGGAAGTGTAGGAACATTTTCTGGAAATGCCCTGAGAAGGCTAGcattggggttgtttttttcccttctttctctcaagCTCTGAGTGTGGCTGGCTGGCATATTGTGCTGGGACAAGACCCTGTTGTGTAGAGGCTTACATAGATATGGTTGAAGAATGTGAATCAACAGTTGGTGGATTTATGAAATGAATTATAACTGGCTCCCTGTTAACTCATGTCTAAATTAATGCACAACATGAAGCAGGCTTTAAGTCACTTGAGGTGGTTTTGGTTAAGGGGGGAGTTCTCATTCAGTTGAAAAGCAACCCACAGAAATCCGTTTGGTAAACTAGAAAAACTTGTGGAGGTAGGATGTGGGCTGAGTGACTTCTTGCTGAGCTATTACTCCATCACCACTGAGGTTGTTCTggcaaatttcattttaaaccaaATCCTTTCTTCCCCTCGATCCAGTTACAAGGAGTGGCCAATGTGTTGGAGTTTCTATGGCTTAGATGAATATCAATGCTTTGTCCACAATCCATTCACTAGCTACCACTTCATGTAAAGGGAATTTGGCAGATCTTGTTTTTCTGactaacataaaaaaaaaagtttatataaCCAATGCCTTTTGAATGTTTTGGTTCAGAGCATGACTTCCAGAGTCTAGCAAATTTGAGTCAAGCAGAGCTCACAGGAGTCCACATCTGAGGAAGTATAAATTGTGGTGtttaaaatatgctgttttGCCACTTTTGAATGCCCCTGCtttcattttggacaatttGAGTGAATGCTAGCTGATTTTTGGTGAGTGTTTCCACATTGAAAATGCACTCTGGATGTCTCATTTGAGTCTACAATCTGTTTCTTCTCTAAAGGCCTTAGGGACAGACAAAGGAAGAGGCTCTGGTGGATGCACTGGCTAGGTATTCTTTTAGCAGTGGATCCTGTCCAGTAAGAAATAAATCTTATCAGTGTTTATGTAAAGCAGCAGATGGGGGCAAAGGTTAGGgtataaatgtaaaactattaGTGTATGTGTATCTCACAAGGGTTCAGCGGGGATGGGTTGGTGGCTATGGACATCTAAATGTAATCTTGTATCCTCCAGCTACAGCAGTCTGTTACACCATTTCTAACCACTTTCTCACTTCCTCTATATGAGAGAGACCACTACTTCCCCATCAACCCTTACCCAAGTTGCCAACCAATCAAAAACTCAAGTTCctcttaaataaaaatgtgtcatttcCTTTATTTCAATCTATACTGTGAGATCATCAAAATATCAGAGCATGCCTCAGAAAGTGAACCACTTCCTGGCTTGTGACATTATGCTCAGTTCCTGAATCCTCAATTCATCATCAACCCATTCACCTTACTCTTAACCATTCTGTGCCCCCTCTTAAGCATATGACACGTTGACTTTGCAGTGCTCCCTGTACACCAGTAATTTTTACTGCATGACTGCTCATATATATGgcaatttttacatttgttacatttacagttctatGTCTTTGGGTACATTAGTGTAGGCTTTAAGCAGTTTTTGTAGCCTGTATTTTAGGCTTTTTAACTTGCAACTGTATCCTGAAAGTGCAAGCTCTACCCCTGGTATGGATCTATGTATATTTCTTATGGGTAAACTCCATTTAGGATTTTACTAATGGAACTCCACTAgttagcatttatttattaaaagacAGATG
This is a stretch of genomic DNA from Electrophorus electricus isolate fEleEle1 chromosome 6, fEleEle1.pri, whole genome shotgun sequence. It encodes these proteins:
- the btg4 gene encoding protein BTG4 codes for the protein MKEEIAATVFFVAMLAKKHGRLDRLGREKFAAALTSVLFETYKSHWYPEKPCKGQAFRCLRMNKAQVRDPIIERACKQVDVDYDDLGLPKEMTIWVDPGEVSCRYGEKTAPFCVTLLEGSKGDGEFSRRINNAVERASSDYHSGTSSDEEGCDCSMSSSSSGVGGGGIPEPKCIPTVSNPNSVYQFSEFGQPPSMQSWAPYLKRKPYAPDCYQQPQSAPYPPHGAFKGYRPSYSFCGPRVDKYHWVSKNRS